A region from the Takifugu rubripes chromosome 22, fTakRub1.2, whole genome shotgun sequence genome encodes:
- the kcnmb2a gene encoding calcium-activated potassium channel subunit beta-2, with product MFFVAGAKNTAGSGGGSERRSIYQKFREVDLLDKKKTVTALKPGEDRAILLGLGMILSSVMLYFVLGITILRSYAESVWTEEGVCVVLNATVTADVNCSYSCGSDCWRVSKYPCLQVYVSLNNTGRVSRLSHNEETQDSSSECFYVPRCQKDSAAMHVVIMNISERLKVNTQVTCYYDPSEQQETVLLTRLYDHGVLFHSLLWPSCMLAGGALIIMMVKLTQYLSRLCEEINKIKR from the exons ATGTTCTTTGTGGCAGGAGCCAAAAACACGGCAGGCTCCGGTGGAGGGAGTGAAAGGAG GTCAATCTACCAGAAGTTCCGCGAGGTGGACCTATTGGATAAGAAGAAAACGGTGACTGCTCTGAAGCCGGGTGAAGACCGGGCCATCCTCCTGGGGCTGGGAATGATCCTCTCCTCCGTCATGCTCTACTTTGTCCTGGGAATCACGATCCTGCGCTCCTACGCCGAGAG CGTGTGGACGGAGGAGGGCGTGTGCGTCGTGCTCAACGCCACGGTCACGGCGGACGTGAACTGCTCCTACAGCTGCGGCTCCGACTGCTGGAGAGTCTCCAAGTACCCCTGCCTGCAGGTCTACGTGAGCCTGAACAACACGGGCCGAGTCAGCCGCTTGTCCCACAACGAGGAGACGCAGGACAGCAGCTCCGAA TGCTTCTACGTGCCCCGGTGCCAGAAGGACAGCGCAGCCATGCACGTGGTGATCATGAACATCTCAGAGCGCCTGAAGGTCAACACGCAGGTCACCTGCTACTACGACCCCAGCGAGCAGCAGGAGACGGTCCTCCTGACCCGCCTGTACGACCACGGCGTGCTCTTCCACTCGCTGCTGTGGCCCTCCTGCATGCTGGCGGGGGGGGCCCTCATCATCATGATGGTGAAGCTCACGCAGTATCTCTCCAGGCTGTGCGAGGAGATTAACAAGATTAAGAGGTGA
- the tbl1xr1b gene encoding F-box-like/WD repeat-containing protein TBL1XR1b — protein MSISSDEVNFLVYRYLQESGFSHSAFTFGIESHISQSNINGALVPPAALISIIQKGLQYVEAEVSINEDGTLFDGRPIESLSLIDAVMPDVVQTRQQAYRDKLAQQQQQQQQQQATGSSSSSSGSSTASQGSAKNGDGAANGEENGSHALANHHSDMMEVDRDVEIPQSKAMVLRGHESEVFICAWNPVNDLLASGSGDSTARIWNLSENSTGGSTQLVLRHCIREGGQDVPSNKDVTSLDWNSEGTLLATGSYDGFARIWTKDGNLASTLGQHKGPIFALKWNKKGNFILSAGVDKTTIIWDAHTGEAKQQFPFHSAPALDVDWQSNNTFASCSTDMCIHVCKLGQDRPVKTFQGHTNEVNAIKWDPTGSLLASCSDDMTLKIWSMKQDTCVHDLQAHSKEIYTIKWSPTGPGTNNPSASLMLASASFDSTVRLWDVERGVCIHTLTCHQEPVYSVAFSPDGRHLASGSFDKCVHIWNTQTGALVHSYRGTGGIFEVCWNATGDKVGASASDGSVCVLDLRK, from the exons ATGAGCATAAGCAGCGATGAGGTCAACTTCCTGGTTTATAGGTACCTGCAGGAGTCGG GCTTCTCTCACTCGGCCTTCACCTTTGGCATAGAGAGCCACATCAGTCAGTCCAACATCAATGGAGCCCTGgtgcctcctgctgccctcaTCTCCATCATCCAGAAGGGCCTCCAGTACGTGGAGGCTGAAGTCAGCATCAATGAG GACGGGACCTTATTCGACGGCCGGCCCATCGAGTCGCTGTCTCTGATCGACGCCGTGATGCCGGATGTGGTGCAGACCAGGCAGCAGGCCTACCGAGACAAGctggcccagcagcagcagcagcagcagcagcagcaggccaccggcagcagcagcagcagcagcggcagcagcacgGCGTCCCAGGGCAGCGCCAAAAACGGAGACGGCGCCGCAAACGGGGAGGAGAATGGATCCCACGCCTTAGCCA ATCACCACTCGGACATGATGGAGGTGGACAGGGACGTGGAGATCCCTCAGAGCAAAGCCATGGTCCTGAGGGGCCACGAATCCGAGGTTTTCATCTGCGCCTGGAACCCAGTCAACGACCTCCTGGCTTCCGGGTCCGGAGACTCGACCGCACGCATTTGGAACCTGAGCGAGAACAGCACAGGTGGATCCACCCAGCTGGTGCTGAGGCACTGCATACGAGAGGGGGGCCAGGACGTACCCAGCAACAAAGACGTCACCTCACTGGACTGGAAT AGTGAAGGAACCTTGCTAGCAACCGGCTCTTACGACGGGTTTGCCAGAATATGGACTAAAGACG GTAACCTGGCCAGTACTCTGGGCCAACATAAAGGTCCCATCTTTGCACTTAAGTGGAATAAGAAAGGAAACTTCATCCTCAGTGCTGGTGTAGACAAG ACTACCATTATTTGGGACGCCCACACGGGGGAGGCCAAGCAGCAGTTTCCGTTCCACTCAG CTCCCGCCCTGGACGTGGACTGGCAGAGCAATAACACGTTCGcctcctgcagcacagacatGTGCATCCATGTTTGTAAGCTGGGCCAGGACAGACCCGTCAAGACCTTCCAGGGACACACG AACGAGGTGAACGCCATCAAGTGGGATCCCACCGGCAGCTTGTTGGCCTCCTGTTCCGATGACATGACGCTGAAG ATCTGGAGTATGAAGCAGGACACGTGCGTCCACGACCTGCAGGCCCACAGTAAAGAGATCTACACCATCAAGTGGAGTCCGACGGGGCCGGGCACCAACAACCCCAGCGCGAGTCTCATGCTGGCCAG CGCGTCGTTTGACTCCACGGTGCGTCTGTGGGACGTGGAGCGCGGCGTGTGCATCCACACCCTGACCTGCCACCAGGAGCCCGTCTACAGCGTGGCCTTCAGCCCCGACGGCAGGCACCTCGCCAGTGGCTCCTTCGACAAGTGCGTCCACATCTGGAACACGCAG ACGGGCGCTTTAGTCCACAGCTACAGGGGGACGGGCGGGATCTTCGAGGTGTGTTGGAACGCGACAGGGGACAAAGTAGGAGCCAGTGCATCAGACGGATCG GTTTGTGTTTTAGACCTGAGGAAATGA
- the b3gnt5b gene encoding lactosylceramide 1,3-N-acetyl-beta-D-glucosaminyltransferase B, which produces MVLMFRRIRKYQCMQLMTTCLVVSVMMVCWEQLDDGVVSRVKSYSYRYLVNSFADVNRSLTVAREDARVFSGFSYLLDHPDKCADQDVLLLLFVKSSPENAERRSAIRSTWGNQSYLRSALGATVKVLFALGAPQPEEEPSWTGRSRAGLQERLVREDFLHGDLIQQDFLDSFHNLTLKLLLQFHWTHHRCAHARFLMTADDDIFVHTPNLVRYLRHAGGGGAADLWAGKVHRGAPPNRSKQSKYYVSEAMYPWSTYPDYTAGAGYVVSGDVADRIYRASLTLNASLYIDDVFMGICANAVGVSPQEHPFFSGEGKAPSHPCIYERMVTSHGHVGDIGALWAAATHPGVKARTSGLWGRLYCAAVKVSLLCAPYNYNAYPCKAAFL; this is translated from the coding sequence ATGGTTCTGATGTTCCGCCGGATCCGTAAATACCAGTGCATGCAGCTGATGACCACCTGCCTGGTGGTGTCGGTCATGATGGTCTGCTGGGAGCAGCTGGATGACGGCGTGGTCAGCCGCGTCAAGTCCTACTCCTACCGCTACCTGGTCAACAGCTTCGCCGACGTCAACAGGAGCCTCACCGTCGCCCGCGAGGACGCCCGGGTCTTCAGCGGCTTCAGCTACCTGCTGGACCACCCGGACAAATGCGCGGACCAGgacgtcctgctcctcctctttgtcaaATCCTCCCCAGAGAACGCCGAGAGGAGGAGCGCCATCAGGTCCACCTGGGGGAACCAGAGCTACCTCCGGAGCGCGCTGGGAGCCACCGTCAAGGTGCTGTTCGCCTTGGGGGCGCCTCAACCTGAGGAGGAGCCGTCCTGGACCGGGAGGAGCCGGGCGGGCCTGCAGGAGCGGCTGGTCCGGGAGGACTTCCTGCACGGGGACCTGATCCAGCAGGACTTCCTGGACTCCTTCCACAACCTGACCCTGAAGCTCCTCCTGCAGTTCCACTGGACGCACCACCGCTGCGCACACGCCCGCTTCCTGATGACGGCGGACGATGACATTTTCGTCCACACGCCCAACCTGGTGCGCTACCTGCGGCACGCCGGCGGCGGGGGCGCCGCGGACCTGTGGGCCGGGAAGGTCCACAGAGGGGCGCCGCCCAACCGCAGCAAGCAAAGCAAGTACTACGTCTCCGAGGCCATGTACCCGTGGTCGACCTACCCGGACTACACGGCCGGGGCCGGATACGTGGTCTCGGGGGACGTGGCGGACCGCATCTACCGCGCCAGCCTCACCCTGAACGCCTCGCTGTACATAGACGACGTGTTCATGGGCATCTGCGCCAACGCCGTCGGCGTGTCCCCGCAGGAGCATCCCTTCTTCTCCGGCGAGGGCAAAGCGCCGTCCCACCCCTGCATCTACGAGCGCATGGTGACCTCGCACGGCCACGTGGGGGACATCGGCGCCCTGTGGGCGGCGGCCACCCACCCGGGGGTGAAGGCGAGGACGTCGGGGCTCTGGGGGAGGCTGTACTGCGCCGCCGTGAAGGTGTCGCTGCTCTGTGCGCCGTACAACTACAACGCCTACCCCTGCAAGGCCGCCTTCCTGTAG